TCATGGTGCCGCCATATCCGGGGCCTACCAGTATACCGGGGGCAATAGTGACGGCCGGCTGAGGGGAAGGCCGAGGGGGAGGCGGGGCGTTGGCCGGTAGCCCCAATCGCGGCCGGGAGCGCATGTTCAGGCCTTGCCATCAACGGTTCTGAGCCATGCATATCGCATTTCACCCCCGGGCAACGGCCATCGGGATCGGGCTGGTCCAGGTGCTGGTTGCCTTGGGCATCTCGGCGATCCTCGCGTCGCTTGCCCTGCCAGGCATTCAGGCGCTGCTGGACCGCACCCGTGCCGACGGCGTGCGCCTGCAGCTGATGTCCGCCTTTGCCTCTGCGCGCAGTACCGCGCTCAGCCGCCGGCATGCGGTAACGGTATGCGCCAGCCAGGATGGGCAGCAGTGCGGCGATGACTGGAGCGCAGGGTGGTTGATTTACCGGGACCACGACGACCTGGCACAACCGGCAGGCCCTGCCGAGGTGCTGCATTACCATGCCGGCACCCGCGCTGGCGCGGTGCGGGCAAGCGCAACTTCGGGGCGGCCGCGCCTGCGTTACGGCCCCAACGGGCGCAGCTTTGGCCGAAACCTGACCATTACCCTGTGCGTCCGCGGGGAACGCCATGGCGAGGTAGTCGTCAACAACAGCGGCCGCGCGCGGTCACGCACCTACCGCGATCACCAGCCTTGCCCGTGACCGCCGAAGCCGCGGCCCGGAAACGACAAAAGCCGCGATTTCTCGCGGCTTTTGCAGAATCTGGCGCCCGAAGTTGGACTCGAACCAACGACCCCCTGATTAACAGTCAAGTGCTCTAACCGGCTGAGCTATTCGGGCGGGGAGCCGAATTCTAGAGGTTGCCGCGAAACGATGCAACACCCTGCCCCGCACGGCGCTACCAGCAGCCGGAAACCGTCGTCTCGGCGGGCGTCTTTACACTCGCCTGGTTGATGGACATCGTGCCGCACTTGTCCTTGGTCTGCGCGCCCTGCGGC
This is a stretch of genomic DNA from Stenotrophomonas rhizophila. It encodes these proteins:
- a CDS encoding GspH/FimT family pseudopilin, with product MHIAFHPRATAIGIGLVQVLVALGISAILASLALPGIQALLDRTRADGVRLQLMSAFASARSTALSRRHAVTVCASQDGQQCGDDWSAGWLIYRDHDDLAQPAGPAEVLHYHAGTRAGAVRASATSGRPRLRYGPNGRSFGRNLTITLCVRGERHGEVVVNNSGRARSRTYRDHQPCP